One genomic window of Bradyrhizobium sp. CCGE-LA001 includes the following:
- the ftsH gene encoding ATP-dependent zinc metalloprotease FtsH gives MNANLRNFALWVIIVLLLLALFTLFQNPGQRASSQDIAFSQLLSEVDRGNVRDVVIQGPDIHGTFTNGSSFQTYAPNDPTLVKRLYDSKVQITAKPPGDNVPWFVSLLVSWLPFIALIGVWIFLSRQMQGGAGKAMGFGKSRAKMLTEAHGRVTFEDVAGVDEAKQDLQEIVEFLRDPGKFQRLGGRIPRGVLLVGPPGTGKTLIARAVAGEANVPFFTISGSDFVEMFVGVGASRVRDMFEQAKKNAPCIIFIDEIDAVGRHRGAGLGGGNDEREQTLNQLLVEMDGFEANEGVILIAATNRPDVLDPALLRPGRFDRQVVVPNPDVVGREQILKVHVRKVPLAPDINLKTIARGTPGFSGADLMNLVNEAALTAARRNKRMVTQAEFEEAKDKVMMGAERKSLVMTEEEKLLTAYHEGGHAIVGLNVPATDPIHKATIIPRGRALGMVMQLPERDKLSMSLEQMTSRLAIMMGGRVAEELIFGREKVTSGAASDIEQATRLARMMVTRWGLSEELGTVSYGENQDEVFLGMSVSRTQNASEATVQKIDSEIKRLVEEGYKEATRILTEKHADLEALAKGLLEFETLTGDEIVDLLKGKKPNRESVLEPTTPRASAVPPAGKSPRPRPDADPGLEPQPQA, from the coding sequence ATGAACGCCAATCTGCGCAATTTCGCCCTCTGGGTCATCATTGTCTTGCTGCTATTGGCGTTGTTCACGCTCTTCCAGAATCCGGGTCAGCGCGCCTCCTCGCAGGACATCGCCTTCTCCCAGCTCCTGAGCGAAGTTGACCGCGGCAACGTGCGCGACGTCGTGATCCAGGGGCCGGATATCCACGGCACCTTCACCAACGGCTCCAGCTTCCAGACCTATGCGCCGAACGACCCGACGCTGGTGAAGCGCCTCTATGACAGCAAGGTCCAGATCACCGCGAAGCCGCCCGGCGACAACGTGCCGTGGTTCGTCTCGCTGCTGGTCTCCTGGTTGCCCTTCATTGCCCTGATCGGCGTCTGGATCTTCCTGTCGCGGCAGATGCAGGGCGGCGCCGGCAAGGCGATGGGTTTTGGCAAGTCGCGGGCGAAGATGCTGACCGAGGCCCACGGCCGCGTCACCTTCGAGGACGTCGCCGGCGTGGACGAAGCCAAGCAGGACCTGCAGGAGATCGTCGAATTCCTCCGCGATCCCGGCAAATTCCAGCGCCTCGGCGGCCGCATTCCGCGCGGCGTGCTGCTGGTCGGCCCTCCCGGCACCGGTAAGACCCTGATCGCGCGTGCGGTCGCGGGCGAAGCCAACGTGCCGTTCTTCACCATTTCCGGCTCCGATTTCGTCGAGATGTTCGTCGGCGTCGGCGCCAGCCGCGTCCGTGATATGTTCGAGCAGGCCAAGAAGAACGCGCCCTGCATCATCTTCATCGACGAAATCGACGCGGTCGGTCGTCACCGTGGTGCCGGTCTCGGCGGCGGCAATGACGAGCGCGAGCAGACGCTGAACCAGCTGCTGGTCGAGATGGACGGCTTCGAGGCGAACGAGGGCGTGATCCTGATCGCCGCCACCAACCGCCCCGACGTGCTCGATCCCGCGCTGCTGCGTCCGGGCCGCTTCGACCGCCAGGTCGTGGTGCCCAACCCCGACGTCGTCGGCCGCGAGCAGATCCTCAAGGTTCATGTCCGCAAGGTGCCGCTGGCGCCGGATATCAACCTCAAGACCATCGCGCGCGGCACCCCGGGCTTCTCCGGCGCCGACCTGATGAATCTCGTCAACGAGGCTGCCCTGACCGCCGCCCGCCGCAACAAGCGGATGGTGACCCAGGCCGAGTTCGAGGAAGCCAAAGACAAGGTGATGATGGGCGCCGAGCGCAAGTCGCTCGTCATGACCGAGGAAGAGAAGCTGCTCACGGCCTATCACGAGGGCGGCCACGCCATCGTCGGCCTCAACGTGCCCGCGACCGATCCGATCCACAAGGCGACCATCATCCCGCGCGGCCGCGCGCTCGGCATGGTCATGCAGCTGCCGGAGCGCGACAAACTGTCGATGTCGCTGGAGCAGATGACCTCGCGCCTCGCCATCATGATGGGCGGCCGCGTCGCCGAAGAGCTGATCTTCGGCCGCGAGAAGGTGACCTCGGGTGCCGCCTCCGACATCGAGCAGGCCACGCGCCTTGCCCGCATGATGGTGACGCGCTGGGGCCTGTCGGAAGAGCTCGGCACTGTCTCCTATGGCGAGAACCAGGACGAAGTCTTCCTGGGCATGTCGGTATCGCGCACGCAGAACGCGTCCGAAGCCACCGTCCAGAAGATCGACTCCGAGATCAAGCGTCTGGTCGAGGAAGGCTACAAGGAGGCGACCCGCATCCTCACCGAGAAGCACGCCGACCTCGAGGCGCTGGCCAAGGGCCTGCTCGAGTTCGAAACGCTGACCGGCGACGAGATCGTGGACTTGCTCAAGGGCAAGAAGCCGAACCGCGAGTCCGTGCTCGAGCCGACCACCCCGCGCGCCTCCGCCGTGCCCCCTGCCGGCAAGTCGCCGCGCCCGCGGCCCGATGCGGATCCCGGCCTCGAGCCGCAGCCCCAGGCGTAA